In Symphalangus syndactylus isolate Jambi chromosome 6, NHGRI_mSymSyn1-v2.1_pri, whole genome shotgun sequence, a genomic segment contains:
- the LOC129485281 gene encoding olfactory receptor 51F2-like: protein MSSFLNITSSSLIFFLTGVPGLEVAHASISIPFCCLYKTAFSGNGVILFVIITESSLHEPMYYFLSMLSTTDLGLCVSTLVTMLGIFWFNARQISFHACVAQTFFIQLFTVMESSVLLAIAFDRFIAICNPLRYATILTDSRIVKVRFAILIRGTVILLPLALLLKRLPFCRSHVLHHSYCFHPDVIQLSCSDNKINSVLGLTALIVTAGVDSIFIFLSYILIIKTVLSIASPEEQHKVFSTCISHTGAVAIFYIPLISLCFVHRFGKRAPPYAHTLMANAYLLIPPAMNPIIYSVKTKQIHRAIKKILFPKESVL, encoded by the coding sequence ATGTCATCTTTTCTTAACATCACTTCCTCTTCTCTGATCTTTTTCCTGACTGGAGTTCCAGGACTAGAGGTTGCTCATGCCTCGATCTCCATCCCCTtctgctgtctctacaaaactgcTTTCTCTGGAAATGGCGTCATTTTATTTGTCATCATCACTGAGTCCAGTCTCCACGAACCTATGTACTATTTCCTCTCTATGCTCTCAACTACTGACCTGGGCTTGTGTGTTTCGACATTAGTCACTATGCTGGGCATATTCTGGTTCAATGCAAGACAGATCAGTTTCCACGCCTGTGTTGCCCAGACATTCTTCATTCAACTTTTTACTGTCATGGAGTCCTCAGTGCTCCTGGCAATAGCCTTTGATCGCTTCATTGCCATTTGTAACCCACTGAGGTATGCTACCATCTTGACTGATTCCAGGATCGTCAAAGTACGGTTTGCCATCCTTATCAGGGGAACCGTGATCCTATTGCCTCTGGCCCTACTTCTTAAACGTCTGCCCTTCTGCCGAAGTCATGTGCTCCATCATTCCTACTGTTTCCATCCTGATGTCATCCAGCTCTCATGTTCTGACAATAAGATCAACAGTGTTTTAGGACTCACTGCCCTCATAGTTACTGCAGGAGTGGActccatctttatttttctctcctataTCCTGATTATTAAGACCGTCCTAAGCATTGCTTCCCCAGAGGAGCAGCATAAGGTCTTTAGCACTTGTATCTCCCACACAGGTGCTGTTGCCATTTTCTACATCCCTCTCATTAGTTTGTGCTTTGTCCATAGGTTTGGGAAAAGAGCGCCTCCTTATGCACACACTCTTATGGCCAATGCGTATTTGCttattccaccagcaatgaatcctATTATTTATAGTGTGAAAACCAAGCAGATCCATAGGGccattaaaaaaatcctttttccCAAGGAATCTGTGTTGTGA